In Paenibacillus durus, the DNA window CAAGTTCCCGCCCCGCCGGTTTACGGGAAGCGGTAACCGGAGACAGCCCAAAATCAAGGTAAAGCCTTCCCAGAAGACATTGGCGAAGGTCGCAGGCATGCGAAAGAGCCCGCCGCCAGCCGGCAAACGCAAGACCTATCCTTTTCGAGTCATTGAAGGCAGCAAAGGGAAGAACGAAGATGAACAACTGCCCAGATATCACTGATTTAAGCACGGTACCCGGCGTCCTCGCATTCCATCAAAAATGCGAGGACGCTTTTTTATTTATAATCAGCAGCTTCTCAAACCGTCCCGGACGCCATTTCTGGAAAAACTCCTTTCCCGCATGGTATCCGGAATTGTACAGTGACGTGCTCTCTTCAGGGGTCAGTTCAAATTGGACCGTACCGATCCCGAGTGTGGGAATTTTGACGGTACGGACGAACTTTTCCTGCTCAATATAGCGCTCGTCATGCGCCGACAGCATCGTTCCGACCAGTGCCTGGAGCATACTGAACGGTCCTGTGATCCGGTTGGCCTGGGGTGCTGTGCGCCCGACCATCTGATAGCCGACTACCGGAACCTTTACCGCACCCTGCACGCCGGGCTCTTTTTCCTCAAACAGCCACATCGGAAAATTGCTCAGCAATCCTCCGTCCACCATATAGACAAACTGTTCGGCAAAAGACTTTCCTTCCGCCGCTTTCCCGCTCCTGCGCAGTATCACCGGATCAAAGAAATAGGGGATGCTGCAGCTTATGCGCACCGCCTTGGCCACCTCAAAATTATCGGGGTTGATCCCATACTCCTCAAGTCCCTCAGGCAGGACAACAAGCCGGCCATCTGTAATGTCGGAAGCGATGATCGACAGCTTGCCCGGAGGAAGATCTCGAAAAGAAACAATTCCCCTCTGCCGTAAAATGCCGCGTATCCATGATTCCAGCGCCTCTCCCGAGTAGAGCCCTTTTTTCAGCATCACCCGCAGGGCGGGACCGATTAGCTTGGTATTGAAGAATGGCGAGCGTTTCAAAAAAGATCGGAACGAGGTGCCCTGAATAATTCTGCTCATTTCCTCCCCGCTGTACCCGGCTGCAAGCAGTGAGGCGACAATAGAGCCTGAGGAGGTGCCTGCCACCCTTTTGAATGTAACACCCGCTTCCTCCGACGCCTGAACCGCCCCTGCAAGCGAAATGCCCTTTACGCCGCCTCCTTCAAAGACCGCATTGATCTCCATAAACGGCAATCCCCCGTTCCCATAGACTTATACTGCTTATCTATGAGCACGGGGGATATTTAATGCCTAGGAAACCGGATTAGGATTTAAAATAAAAGGTTAGCAAGCTGCTTAAATCTGATGGATTGCGCACCACAATATCATTGGCCCGGAACATGATGCTGCCCTGCACTTCAGCGAATTTTTCGTTGAATTTCAACTGGTTGATAATCTGCTCGCCGCTCTGCCATTCGGCGCTTTGGTCCGCCGCGCCCACTTTATAGGCCGCCTGGCCGATATACAGCTTCACGCCCGTATTCCGAACCTCGTTCGCCCACCATTCCACCAGCTTGTCGTACCTGGCTACATCAAAGGATAGGCTCCAATAAATTTGCGGAGCGATATAATCGACCCAATCCTGCTTGATCCAGGTCCGGACGTCGGCGTATATATCGTCATATGCGGACACGCCTGCCGTCGTATCCGAACCGGTGCTGTCCATCTTGATATTGCGCCAGACGCCAAAGGGGCTGATTCCGTATGAAACCTCGGGCCTCAGCGCATGAATCTGCTTCCCGAGCTCGCGAACAAAGTCGTTGATATTATCACGCCGCCAGTCGTCTTTGCTTGCGATATGGTTAGCGTTATAGGTATTGAATGTGCTGTCATCATCAAAAGAGGAAGACGGATAGAAATAGTCGTCCAGATGAACGCCGTCGATCGAGTAGCCTCTCACGACTTCAAGCACTGTATCGATGATGCTCTGACGCGCCTCCGGGATTCCCGGGTTAATGTAGAGCTTGTTGTACGCCTTGACCATCCACTCCGGATGCGCCTTGGCGACATGATTGGCGGCAAGTGAGGACGTAGAAGCGTCCGTCGTCGCCCGGAACGGATTGAACCAGGCATGGAACTGCATTCCCCGTGCATGCGCCGCGTCGATCATGAACTCCAGCGGATCATAGCCCGGGTCCTTGCCCTGGGTGCCGGTCAGCACCTTGGACCAGGGAACAAGCGAAGACGGGTACAGGCTGTCGCCGCTTGGGCGAACCTGCACGAATACGGCATTGAAGCCGATGGCTTTCAGCTTGTCGAGCATGCTGATGAACTCTTTTTTCTGCTGATCGATCTTCCCCATCGAAGACGCAGAGGGCCAGTCCAGATTGAATACGCTGGATATCCAAACCCCTTTCATCGCCTTGGAGCCTGCACCGGGAATACTGGAGACAGTTGGCTTCGGAATAACGGGTACGGAGGGCGTCTGCGGATTTACCGGATCGCTTGCTTGCGCCGGCTCGGCGTCCGTATATAGCGAAATCTGCTTGGCGGCTTTATTCCATACAACCTGAAGGCCGAGATTCTCCGCCACGAACCGAATCGGCACCATAATCCGCCCCTGCCTGATTACGACCGAATTATCCAGAGCAACGGAGGCTCCGTTGACCACTGCCGTTTTTTTGCCACTCATGAGCTTCAGCTCAATGCCGTCCTTGACGATCGTAACGGTCCTGCTGCTCTGATTCCATACCACCTGCGCGCCCAGACCTTGGCTGATCACTCCGAGCGGCACCATTGTTACATTTCTGAAAGTCATATACGGCGGCACGTCGCTCGCAAGCGGGATTCCGTCCAGTTCAATTGTAATTACAGCTGATGCCGCCCGAGCGGCACCGGAAGACAACAGCGGTACACAGAGAACAATAAGCAGCATTCCGATGACCCAATTCTTCAGTTTCATAATTCCTCCCCAAACCTCCGGTTATGTAACATGCTACAAATTTGGACGAGGAAAAATGGAAAAGGTTGCGGAAAAAGCAAAAGAAACGGATCTACTGTCCATTTCAGGACAATATCCGTTTCCGGTTGTGCTCATGATTCGCTGTATAATTCCTGATGAATCTGATTTAACATCTGAATTCTGCTCTCATCCCGGCGGAAAAATTCCACAAGAGACTCTATGCATGTAATGGAATCCCAGCTCAAATGATGCTCAATTCCCTCGACATCCCGGTAAATATTTTGCTCCTGAACGCCAATTATCGCGAGAAACTCTTCCAGCAGCTTATGGCGGTCCACCAGACGTTTCCCTACTTTTTTTCCTTTAGTGGTCAGGACGAGCCCACGATATTTCTCATAGATGAGATATTCGTCCTTATCCAGTTTTTGGATCATTTTGGTAACGGAAGAGGGATGAACCTCCAGGCCCTCCGCAATATCCGATACCCGCGCATAGCCTTTTTCGTCGATCAGCTTGTATATGCGCTCCAAATAATCCTCCATGCTGGGTGTTGGCATGCAATTACCTCTTTTCTATATTGACCATGGTCCTAAGACCAAATCTTGTTCTAACAATGATACATGTTTCTCCCCAAGCTTGGCAAGTCGAAAGCACACAAGAACTGCGCCCAATCTGCACTTCATTGCCATGATTTTTTGACAATTTAATTCGGGAAAATAAGCTTATCCTTTTTGCAAAGGAGTGTGTGAGTTTATGAGTGTGCTGACGCCAGAGCGGTCATTGAGAAGCGTTATCCGTATGAACAGCAAAACGCCCTGCGCGAATTTATCACAGAGCGTATTTTTACGTATTTTCCAGCGGGCCGGATCGATTATTTTACTTAAGCCTTCCTTAGAACTTAAGCCAACCCGGAGTAATGCCCTGCAGCCAAATGGTAATGCGGAACATCTGATCCGTAAACAGCAGGATGCCCATAAAGACCATCAGCGCTCCGCCGATTTTCATCAGAGGACCCGAATATTTCAGCAGCCGCCGCGCCCCCCCAACGAAAAAGGCCAGCACGAAAAAAGGCAGCGCGAACCCGATGCTGTACGCCGTAATCAGCTTCAGCCAGGTTCCCGGTTCGCTCGCCGACAGGGCGATAATCGCCGTCAGGATCGGACCAATGCAGGGAGACCAGCCGGCGGAGAAGCCGATGCCGAAAATAAAGGAGCCGACATACCCCGCCGGTTTCCGGCTGAATTCCAGCTTACGCTCGCGCATAAGGAAGCGGGGCTGAAAAATGCCCAGCAGAAACAGTCCCATCGCAATAATCAAGATAGCGGACAATTGGCGGATCAGCTCGCGCTGTTCGATGAAGAACTGCCCAAATACCCCGGCGCCGAAGCCGAGCGTATAAAAGACGGCCGAAAACCCCAGAATGAACGCCAGTGTATGGCTGAGCGTACGAAGACGGGCTTCCCTTCTCTGTTCTCCCGTTCTTAGCTGCTGGACCGACAGCCCGGTTATGTATGATAAATAAGAAGGATACAGCGGCAGACAGCAGGGGGAAATGAATGAAGCCAGACCGGCGGCTAAAGCGATTCCCGCGTTAATGTTGGACACTGCGGCATCTCTCCTTCAGTCACTGTGCCGGGAGCCTTCGGGCTTCCGGTTTTGCTGCGCTTACCCATCCTTCCCGGCCGATACTACAGGCGAACTCCTTTTTTACCGGCCAGTGTCAGCGCGAGAAGGGCAATCAGCAGTAGAACAATCGTTGCACCCGGCGCGAGATTCCAGATCCCCGCAATGACCAGCCCGCTGACAACGGCGATTTCCGCTATAACAACCGATAAAATAACGGAGATCCTAAAGCTGCGCGACAGCAGCAGGCTGATCGCCACCGGAATAGTCAGGAGCGCGGATACGAGCAGAGAGCCGACGATTTTGATCGCGGTGCTGATGACGAGCGCCGTCAGAACCGTGATCAGCACATTAAGCATCTTAACAGGCAGTCCGCTCACGCTGGCGGCGTCTTCCTCGAAGCTGAGCAGAAAGAATTCCTTGAAAAACACCGACATTACGGTTACCACCACAAGGGTCACGATGCCAACGACCAGAAGATCGGTATTGTCAAGCGTATAAATGCTGCCGAACAGGTAGCTGATGACATCGGCGTTATATCCTTTTCCCAAGGTAAAAAATAATGAGGCCAGCGCCACGCCGCCCGACATAATAACGGCGATCGACAGCTCCGCGTAACTCTTGTAGGCCTTACGGAGCTTCTCTATCCCGAATGAAGCCGCGACGGCAAAAATCAGCCCTGCTCCCAGCGGGTAAAAGCCGGTCAGAAATCCGAGCGCCACCCCGGCGATTGTGACATGGGCCAGCGAGTCCCCAATCATGGACAACCTTCTAAGCACAAGAAAAACGCCCATAAGCGGCGCCGTAATCCCAATCAACAGGCCGCCCGCGAGCGCCCGCTGAAAAAAATCGCTGAATAAAATATCCAAAGTTTCCCCTCCCAAACCCTCCCCACCGGGGAGGGCCCCAAGGGCCGCGCCCTCTGGACACCCGCAATTTTTGGCGGAGGTGTTCAGGGGGACGCTCCCTGGGTCTGTTTGACTCAATGAGCGCTTACGTCCCAAAAAGCGGGACACGCTTGACTTTTTTCGTACCTAGATTAAAAGCTTAAAGATTAAAGGCTTGATCGGCTAATGTTGTACAATGGCCAATCGAATTAAGAGCAAAGGCTTGATCAGCTAATGTTGTACAATGGCCAATCGTATTAAAGATCAAGATTAAGACCTTAAGGACAAAAGGCCTGATCAGCTTATGTTGTACAATGGCCGATCGTATTAAAGATCAAGATTAAAACCTTAAGGGCAAAGGCCTGATCAGCTTATGTTGTACAATGGCCGATCTTTATTATGTGAGCGTATGCTGCAGGTCTTTGGCGGCGCAGTTCTGAAGCTCATGCGAATGGCGGGAATAGAAATTGATTTTGCCGTTACACTTCAAAGGGTCCTTGCCAAGATAGTTCTGAATCATATCGATGTCATGCGAAACCATCAGGAATGTCATATGATGATGGGCATGCATATGCGTAATCAGATCGAAGAATGCAGCCTGCGTCTCGATGTCGATGCCGACCGTAGGTTCGTCCAGAATGAGCAGATCCGGATGGTTAATCAGCGCCCGCGCCAGAAAGACGCGCTGCTGCTGGCCGCCGGACAGCATGCCTACCCGTTTGTTCTGAATGCCCTGAATGCGCATAACTTCCAATGCGTCATCACATTTACACTGCTCGGCACGGGAGATGCGGCGGAATACTTTTTTGTTGTTGTAAAGTCCGGACATGACTACTTCCCGTACCGTGGCGGGAAACAGCGGGTTGAACGCATTTTTTTGCGGCACATAACCGATTCGTTCCCAATCCTTGAACTTGCGGACCGGCTGGCCGAACAAGCTGATCTCGCCTTCGGTTGCCGGAAGCAGGCCGACAATCATTTTAAGCAGTGTAGTTTTGCCGGCTCCATTCGAGCCGATAATGCCGACAAAATCACGTTCTCTCACTGTTAAATTCAAATCGGAAATGACCTTCTGTTCCCCGTAGGAAAACGATAGGTTCTGTATATCGATCATATGCTGGTGGCAGTCCAGGGATACCGGTTGCATGGCAATCCCCCCTTTCACGTAGGCTTTCTCCCTTATTTTAAAGCCAGAATTAAATTTTGCAAATTTTTCTCCATAAGAGTGAAATAATTTTCATTGTTTTTCTGATCCTGTTCCGTAAGCCCCTCTACCGGATTAAGCACCATAGTCGACACGCCCGCTTCGGCGGCTAACGTCTTGGCCAATTTGTCCGAAACCAGCTCCTCGAAAAAAATATAACGAATGCCCTCTTTTTTCACCAGTTCCGCCAGCTTCACCAAATCCTGACCCCGAGGCTCGGCGTCCGGAGACAGGCCCATAATCGCGTGCTGGGTAAGGCCGTAATCGCGGCACAGATAAGCAAACGCCTGATGAGACACCACGATTTCTTTATTCGGGACCTTTGCCAGCTCCGTTTCAAACTTGGAACCCAGCGCCTTCAGACGATCCGCTACCTTACTGTAACGCTCTTCGTATCCGTCTTTATGTGCGGGATCAACCTGAACCAGACTGTTTTTAATATTTTCAGCCATCAGAAGGGCCGATTTCGGGCTAACCCATGTATGCGGATCGGTATGGAGCGAGTCGCCGGATGCTTCCTCTCCGTGTTCCTCTGCATGTTCCGCGCCGTGATCATGGTCTTCCTCTTCATTCGTCATAATATAATCGATGCCTTTGCTTACTTCGACCGCTTGCACCTTACTGCCGCTGTCCAGACCCTTCAGGAAATTTGGCACCCAGCCCTCCAGACCTGCACCATTATACAGGAACAGCTGCGCTTTGGAAGTATTCACGATATCTTGACTGCGCGGTGTCCAGTCATGCGGCTCCACGCCGACCGGCAG includes these proteins:
- a CDS encoding patatin-like phospholipase family protein, coding for MEINAVFEGGGVKGISLAGAVQASEEAGVTFKRVAGTSSGSIVASLLAAGYSGEEMSRIIQGTSFRSFLKRSPFFNTKLIGPALRVMLKKGLYSGEALESWIRGILRQRGIVSFRDLPPGKLSIIASDITDGRLVVLPEGLEEYGINPDNFEVAKAVRISCSIPYFFDPVILRRSGKAAEGKSFAEQFVYMVDGGLLSNFPMWLFEEKEPGVQGAVKVPVVGYQMVGRTAPQANRITGPFSMLQALVGTMLSAHDERYIEQEKFVRTVKIPTLGIGTVQFELTPEESTSLYNSGYHAGKEFFQKWRPGRFEKLLIINKKASSHF
- a CDS encoding family 10 glycosylhydrolase; translation: MKLKNWVIGMLLIVLCVPLLSSGAARAASAVITIELDGIPLASDVPPYMTFRNVTMVPLGVISQGLGAQVVWNQSSRTVTIVKDGIELKLMSGKKTAVVNGASVALDNSVVIRQGRIMVPIRFVAENLGLQVVWNKAAKQISLYTDAEPAQASDPVNPQTPSVPVIPKPTVSSIPGAGSKAMKGVWISSVFNLDWPSASSMGKIDQQKKEFISMLDKLKAIGFNAVFVQVRPSGDSLYPSSLVPWSKVLTGTQGKDPGYDPLEFMIDAAHARGMQFHAWFNPFRATTDASTSSLAANHVAKAHPEWMVKAYNKLYINPGIPEARQSIIDTVLEVVRGYSIDGVHLDDYFYPSSSFDDDSTFNTYNANHIASKDDWRRDNINDFVRELGKQIHALRPEVSYGISPFGVWRNIKMDSTGSDTTAGVSAYDDIYADVRTWIKQDWVDYIAPQIYWSLSFDVARYDKLVEWWANEVRNTGVKLYIGQAAYKVGAADQSAEWQSGEQIINQLKFNEKFAEVQGSIMFRANDIVVRNPSDLSSLLTFYFKS
- the mntR gene encoding transcriptional regulator MntR; this encodes MPTPSMEDYLERIYKLIDEKGYARVSDIAEGLEVHPSSVTKMIQKLDKDEYLIYEKYRGLVLTTKGKKVGKRLVDRHKLLEEFLAIIGVQEQNIYRDVEGIEHHLSWDSITCIESLVEFFRRDESRIQMLNQIHQELYSES
- a CDS encoding cytochrome c biogenesis CcdA family protein; translated protein: MSNINAGIALAAGLASFISPCCLPLYPSYLSYITGLSVQQLRTGEQRREARLRTLSHTLAFILGFSAVFYTLGFGAGVFGQFFIEQRELIRQLSAILIIAMGLFLLGIFQPRFLMRERKLEFSRKPAGYVGSFIFGIGFSAGWSPCIGPILTAIIALSASEPGTWLKLITAYSIGFALPFFVLAFFVGGARRLLKYSGPLMKIGGALMVFMGILLFTDQMFRITIWLQGITPGWLKF
- a CDS encoding metal ABC transporter permease; the protein is MDILFSDFFQRALAGGLLIGITAPLMGVFLVLRRLSMIGDSLAHVTIAGVALGFLTGFYPLGAGLIFAVAASFGIEKLRKAYKSYAELSIAVIMSGGVALASLFFTLGKGYNADVISYLFGSIYTLDNTDLLVVGIVTLVVVTVMSVFFKEFFLLSFEEDAASVSGLPVKMLNVLITVLTALVISTAIKIVGSLLVSALLTIPVAISLLLSRSFRISVILSVVIAEIAVVSGLVIAGIWNLAPGATIVLLLIALLALTLAGKKGVRL
- a CDS encoding metal ABC transporter ATP-binding protein, yielding MQPVSLDCHQHMIDIQNLSFSYGEQKVISDLNLTVRERDFVGIIGSNGAGKTTLLKMIVGLLPATEGEISLFGQPVRKFKDWERIGYVPQKNAFNPLFPATVREVVMSGLYNNKKVFRRISRAEQCKCDDALEVMRIQGIQNKRVGMLSGGQQQRVFLARALINHPDLLILDEPTVGIDIETQAAFFDLITHMHAHHHMTFLMVSHDIDMIQNYLGKDPLKCNGKINFYSRHSHELQNCAAKDLQHTLT
- a CDS encoding metal ABC transporter solute-binding protein, Zn/Mn family, with protein sequence MLFKGIKGLALPLMLLALLLAGCGPKSSGTIVEDKVNVVTTFYPIYEFAQEIGGEDVNAINLLPVGVEPHDWTPRSQDIVNTSKAQLFLYNGAGLEGWVPNFLKGLDSGSKVQAVEVSKGIDYIMTNEEEDHDHGAEHAEEHGEEASGDSLHTDPHTWVSPKSALLMAENIKNSLVQVDPAHKDGYEERYSKVADRLKALGSKFETELAKVPNKEIVVSHQAFAYLCRDYGLTQHAIMGLSPDAEPRGQDLVKLAELVKKEGIRYIFFEELVSDKLAKTLAAEAGVSTMVLNPVEGLTEQDQKNNENYFTLMEKNLQNLILALK